The Hordeum vulgare subsp. vulgare chromosome 4H, MorexV3_pseudomolecules_assembly, whole genome shotgun sequence genomic interval ATGGATCGCTGCTGCCGTACGTCGCTGGCGGTTTTGCAAAAAGGTCCTTCTGTTTTCAGCTATTCAACCCGCGGTCCTTTTCTGAGTTAAAAAACGTTTCATTCTTACGTGAACCCCCTCGCAGTCACCCTCGTCTTCCGGCCCACGGCCTCCGCTGCCTGCTCCGCATCGGCGAGCTCTCAAGATACCCGCTCCCCCTACAGCAGTGTGTGCGCCTCCTTTGCGGCCGCGCCGTTCTGCTCTCTGCTTCCTCCTCTCCCAAGACTCTCATCTCATCTCCATGGAAGAAACAAGGACCCGCGTATTCCACTATGCTCTCAATGGGCGACGCCGCCTTCTTGGCCGTCTCCGTCTCCAGGAACCTTCCAGCCCAGGTGGCCAGGCGCGGGTTCCTGCCCGCGTCGATGACCATCACGCCGAACATCTCGCGCAACGCCTCGAACCAGAAGAGGTGGCACCCGAGCGCGAGGTCGAGGTAcccgacggagtcgccggcgtagAAGGCCTTGCCGCCAGGGCAAGCGTCGAAGGCGTCCTCCAAGGGCCTGACCGCCGCGAGCGCAGCGTCGAGCCTCTCCGCTCGCTCCTTCTCGGTGGTCGCGCGCAGGATGCCTAGCATCGCGGAGACCACCTTGTCGTCGACGTAGGCTGCCCAGAATCGGGAGACGACACGGTCATAGGGGTCGGCGGGGAGGAGCGAGGCTGCGCCGGCCCAGACCTCGTCGACGTACTCGACGATGACGAGCGACTCGTAGACGGGCCTGCCGGCGTGGATGAGGACGGGGACCTTCTTGTGCACCGGGTTGGAGGCGAGGAGGAGGTCGCCCTTGTCGAACAGGTCCTGCTCCAGGTCCTCGTAGCTTACACCCTTGAGGTGCAGTGCCATGC includes:
- the LOC123447341 gene encoding probable glutathione S-transferase GSTU6, which encodes MAGEGEGVKLLGTVVSPFAVHVRMALHLKGVSYEDLEQDLFDKGDLLLASNPVHKKVPVLIHAGRPVYESLVIVEYVDEVWAGAASLLPADPYDRVVSRFWAAYVDDKVVSAMLGILRATTEKERAERLDAALAAVRPLEDAFDACPGGKAFYAGDSVGYLDLALGCHLFWFEALREMFGVMVIDAGRNPRLATWAGRFLETETAKKAASPIESIVEYAGPCFFHGDEMRVLGEEEAESRTARPQRRRTHCCRGSGYLESSPMRSRQRRPWAGRRG